Proteins encoded together in one Meles meles chromosome 7, mMelMel3.1 paternal haplotype, whole genome shotgun sequence window:
- the SBF1 gene encoding myotubularin-related protein 5 isoform X4, which translates to MARLADYFVLVAFGPHPRGSGEGQGQILQRFPEKDWEDNPFPQGIELFCQPSGWQLCPERNPPTFFVAVLTDINSERHYCACLTFWEPAEPTQEAVCAEDSTEREEEADEGGPAQLSPATPGPPGQLFAPKTLVLVSRLDHAEVFRNSLGLIYTIHVEGLNVGLENVIGNLLTCVIPLAGGSQLDSVEDGVRTISLGAGDRQVIQTPLADSLPVSRCSVALLFRQLGITNVLSLFCAALTEHKVLFLSRSYQRLSDACRGLLALLFPLRYSFTYVPILPAQLLEVLSTPTPFIIGVNAAFQAETQELLDVIIADLDGGTVTVPECVHIPPLPEPLQTQTHSVLSMVLDPELELADLAFPPPSTNASSLKMQDKELRAVFLRLFAQLLQGYRWCLHMVRIHPEPVIRFHKAAFLGQRGLVEDDFLMKVLEGMAFAGFVSERGVPYRATDLFDELVAHEVARMRADENHPQRVLRHVRELAEQLYKNENPYPAVAMHKVQRPGEASHLRRAPRPFPRLDDGMVQWIVDQAAAKMQGAPPAVKAERRTTVPSGPPMTAILERSSGLHGNSARRLEVVRNCISYVFEGKMLEAKKLLPAVLRALKGRAARRCLTQELHIHVQQNRAVLDHQQFDFVVRMMNCCLQDCTSLDEHGIAAALLPLVTAFCRKLSPGVTQFAYSCVQEHVVWSTPQFWEAMFYGDVQTHIRALYLEPAEDRDHGQVGDVSAPEDERSALDVASEQRRLWPTLSREKQQELVQKEESTVFSQAIHYANRMSYLLLPLDSSRSRLLRERAGLGDLESASNSLVTNSMAGSVAESYDTESGFEDAETCDVAGAVVRFINRFVDKVCTESGVTSDHLKGLHVMVPDIVQMHIETLEAVHRESKRLPPIQKPKLLRPRLLPGEECVLDGLRVYLLPDGREEGAGGSGGGPALLPAEGAVFLTTYRVIFTGMPTDPLVGEQVVVRSFPVAALTKEKRISVQTPVDQLLQDGLQLRSCTFQLLRMAFDEEAGSDGAELFRKQLHKLRYPPDIRGTFAFTLDPTHAPGRPPRTTKDKGPSLRTLSRNLVKNAKKTIGRQYVTRKKYSPPSWEHRGQPPPEDQEDEISVSEELEPSTLTPSSALKPSDRMTMSSLVERACCRDYQRLGLGTLSSSLSRAKSEPFRISPVNRMYAICRSYPGLLIVPQSVQDNALQRVSRCYRQNRFPVVCWRSGRSKAVLLRSGGLHGKGVVGLFKAQNAPSPGQSQADSSSLEQEKYLQAVVSSMPRFADASGRNTLSGFSSAHVGSHVPSPRARVTTLSNPMAASASRRTAPRGKWSSVRASGRSGGLGVDVGSRLAGRDLLSPPQANGAPPDPGFLQPQRAALYIIGDKAQLKGVRPDPLQQWELVPIEVFEARQVKASFKKLLKACVPGCPAAEPGPASFLRSLEDSEWLIQLHKLLQVSVLVVELLDSGSSVLVSLEDGWDITTQVVSLVQLLSDPFYRTLEGFRLLVEKEWLSFGHRFSHRGAHTLAGQSSGFTPVFLQFLDCVHQVHLQFPMEFEFSPFYLKFLGYHHASRRFRTFLLDSDYERIELGLLYEEKGERRGQQACRSVWEYVDRLSKRTPVFYNYMYAPEDAEVLRPYSNVSNLKVWDFYTEETLAEGPPYDWELAQGPPEPPEEERPDGGAPQSRRRVVWPCYDSRPRAQPDAISRLLEELQRLETELGRPAERWKDTWDRAKAAQRLEARADGRGTPSSLLVSSVPHHRRSLGVYLQEGPVGSTLSLSLDSDQSSGSTASSSRQAARRSTSTLYSQFQTAESENRSYEGTLYKKGAFMKPWKARWFVLDKTKHQLRYYDHRVDTECKGVIDLAEVEAVAPGTPTMGAPKTVDEKAFFDVKTTRRVYNFCAQDVPSAQQWVDQIQSCLSDA; encoded by the exons GGAGTGGGGAAGGCCAGGGCCAGATCCTGCAGCGCTTCCCAGAGAAGGACTGGGAGGACAACCCGTTCCCCCAGGGCATCGAGCTG TTTTGTCAGCCCAGCGGGTGGCAGCTGTGTCCTGAGAGGAACCCGCCCACCTTCTTCGTCGCTGTCCTCACTGACATCAACTCTGAGCGGCATTACTGCGCCTGCCTGACCTTCTGGGAGCCGGCAGAGCCCACACAG GAAGCGGTGTGCGCCGAGGACTCCACCGAGCGGGAGGAGGAGGCGGACGAGGGGGGCCCCGCCCAGCTGTCGCCTGCGACGCCTGGCCCCCCTGGCCAGCTGTTCGCGCCAAAGACCCTGGTGCTGGTGTCTCGACTGGACCACGCGGAGGTGTTCAGG AACAGCCTGGGCCTCATTTACACCATCCACGTGGAGGGCCTGAACGTGGGCCTGGAGAATGTGATCGGGAACCTGCTCACGTGTGTCATCCCCCTGGCTGGGGGCTCCCAG CTGGACTCCGTGGAGGACGGAGTG AGAACCATCTCTTTGGGGGCCGGGGACCGGCAGGTCATCCAGACCCCACTCGCTGACTCGTTGCCCGTCAGCCGCTGCAGCGTGGCCCTGCTCTTCCGCCAGCTGG GCATCACCAACGTGCTGTCGCTGTTCTGCGCTGCGCTCACGGAGCACAAGGTGCTCTTCCTGTCCCGAAGCTACCAGCGGCTCTCAGACGCCTGCCGGGGCCTCCTGGCGCTGCTCTTCCCGCTCCGATACAG CTTCACCTACGTGCCCATCCTGCCGGCGCAGCTCCTGGAGGTCCTCAGCACCCCCACGCCCTTCATCATCGGAGTCAACGCGGCCTTCCAGGCGGAGACACAAGAGCTG CTGGACGTGATCATTGCTGATCTCGATGGCGGGACGGTGACGGTCCCTGAGTGTGTGCACATCCCGCCCCTGCCGGAGCCGCTGCAGACTCAGACTCACAGTGTGTTGAGCATg GTCCTCGATCCAGAGCTGGAGCTGGCTGATCTTGCCTTCCCACCGCCTTCAACAAACGCTTCCTCCCTGAAGATGCAG gacaaGGAGCTGCGCGCCGTCTTCCTGCGGCTCTTTGCCCAGCTGCTGCAGGGCTACCGCTGGTGTCTGCACATGGTCCGCATCCACCCAGAGCCCGTCATCCGCTTCCACAAG GCAGCCTTCCTGGGCCAGCGTGGGCTGGTGGAGGACGACTTCCTGATGAAGGTGCTGGAGGGCATGGCCTTCGCAGGCTTCGTGTCAGAGCGTGGGGTCCCTTACCGCGCTACGGACCTGTTCGACGAG CTGGTGGCCCACGAGGTGGCGCGGATGCGGGCGGATGAGAACCACCCCCAGCGCGTCCTGCGTCACGTCAGAGAACTGGCGGAGCAGCTCTACAAGAAC GAGAACCCATACCCTGCTGTGGCTATGCACAAGGTGCAGAGGCCCGGGGAGGCCAGCCACCTGCGGCGGGCGCCGCGCCCCTTCCCCCGGCTGGACGACGGCATGGTGCAGTGGATCGTGGACCAGGCCGCAGCCAAGATGCAGGGCGCGCCCCCGGCCGTGAAGGCTGAGAGGAGGACCACTGTGCCCTCGGGGCCCCCCATGA CCGCCATCCTGGAGCGGAGCAGCGGGCTCCACGGCAACAGCGCGCGCCGGCTGGAGGTGGTTCGAAACTGCATCTCCTACGTGTTTGAGGGGAAGATGCTTGAGGCCAAGAAG CTGCTCCCAGCTGTGCTGAGGGCCCTGAAGGGGCGCGCCGCCCGCCGTTGCCTCACCCAGGAGCTGCACATCCACGTGCAGCAGAACCGGGCGGTGCTGGACCACCAGCAGTTCGACTTCGTCGTCCGCATGATGAACTGCTGCCTGCAG GACTGCACCTCCCTGGACGAGCACGGCATCGCGGCTGCTCTGCTGCCCCTGGTCACGGCCTTCTGCCGG AAGCTGAGCCCAGGAGTGACCCAGTTTGCGTACAGCTGCGTGCAAGAGCACGTGGTGTGGAGCACCCCGCAGTTCTGGGAGGCCATGTTCTACGGGGATGTGCAGACCCACATCCGCGCCCTCTACCTGGAGCCTGCCGAGGACCGAGACCACGGGCAG gtgggggatgTGTCGGCGCCAGAGGACGAGCGCTCTGCCCTGGACGTGGCATCCGAGCAGCGGCGCCTGTGGCCAACCCTGAGCCGCGAAAAGCAGCAGGAGCTGGTGCAGAAGGAGGAGAGCACGGTGTTCAGCCAGGCCATCCACTACGCCAACCGCATGAGCTacctgctcctgcccctggaCAGCAGCCGCAGCCGCCTCCTGCGGGAGCGGGCAGGGCTGGGCGACCTCGAGAGCGCCAGCAACAGTCTGGTCACCAACAG CATGGCGGGCAGCGTGGCAGAGAGCTATGACACGGAAAGTGGCTTCGAGGACGCAGAGACCTGCGATGTGGCCGGGGCCGTGGTCCGCTTCATTAACCGCTTTGTGGACAAGGTCTGCACAGAGAGTGGGGTCACCAGCGACCACCTCAAGGGGCTGCATGTCATGGTGCCAG ACATCGTCCAGATGCACATCGAGACTCTGGAGGCTGTGCACCGGGAGAGTAAGAGGCTGCCCCCCATCCAGAAG CCCAAACTGCTGCGGCCACGCCTGCTGCCCGGCGAGGAGTGCGTGCTGGACGGCCTGCGCGTCTACCTGCTGCCAGACGGCCgtgaggagggggcggggggcagcggGGGCGGCCCCGCACTGCTCCCAGCGGAGGGCGCCGTCTTCCTCACCACGTACCGGGTGATCTTCACAGGGATGCCCACCGACCCCCTGG tcggggaacaggtggtggtgcGTTCCTTCCCGGTGGCCGCGCTGACCAAGGAGAAGCGCATCAGCGTGCAGACACCTGTGGACCAGCTCCTGCAGGACGGGCTGCAGCTGCGCTCCTGCACATTCCAG CTGCTGAGGATGGCCTTTGACGAGGAGGCGGGCTCCGACGGCGCCGAGCTCTTCCGAAAGCAGCTGCACAAGCTGCGGTACCCGCCGGACATCAGGGGCACCTTCGCCTTCACGCTGGACCCCACGCACGCGCCCGGCCGGCCACCCCGCACCACCAAGGACAAGGGCCCTTCCCTCCG GACCCTGTCCCGGAACCTCGTGAAGAACGCCAAGAAGACCATTGGGCGGCAGTACGTCACCCGGAAGAAGTACAGCCCTCCCAGCTGGGAGCACCGGGGCCAGCCTCCTCCTGAGGACCAGGAGGACGAGATCTCAG TGTCGGAGGAGCTGGAGCCCAGCACGCTGACCCCTTCCTCGGCCCTGAAGCCCTCCGACCGCATGACCATGAGCAGCCTGGTGGAGCGGGCGTGCTGCCGGGACTACCAGCGTCTGGGGCTGGGCACGCTGAGCAGCAGCCTGAGCCGCGCCAAGTCCGAGCCCTTCCGCATCTCCCCAGTCAACCGCATGTACGCCATCTGTCGCAG CTACCCGGGGCTGCTGATCGTCCCGCAGAGCGTCCAGGACAACGCCCTGCAGCGCGTCTCCCGCTGCTACCGCCAGAACCGCTTTCCCGTGGTGTGCTGGCGCAGTGGGCGCTCCAAGGCCGTGCTGCTGCGCTCCGGGGGCCTGCACGGCAAGGGCGTCGTCGGCCTCTTCAAGGCCCAGAACGCGCCTTCCCCAG gccAGTCCCAGGCGGACTCGAGCAGCCTAGAGCAGGAGAAGTACCTGCAGGCCGTGGTGAGCTCCATGCCCCGCTTCGCCGACGCGTCCGGGCGGAACACGCTCAGCGGCTTCTCCTCTGCCCACGTGGGCAGCCACG TgcccagccccagagccagggtCACCACGCTGTCCAACCCCATGGCGGCCTCGGCCTCCAGACGGACCGCTCCCCGAG GGAAATGGAGCAGTGTCCGGGCCAGTGGGCGCAGCGGTGGGCTTGGCGTCGATGTGGGCTCCCGGCTGGCAGGCAGAGACCTGCTGAGCCCGCCCCAGGCTAACGGGGCCCCCCCGGACCCAGGCTTCCTGCAGCCCCAGCGTGCAGCCCTCTACATCATTGGGGACAAAGCCCAGCTCAAG GGTGTACGGCCGGACCCCCTGCAGCAGTGGGAGCTGGTGCCCATCGAGGTGTTCGAGGCACGGCAGGTGAAGGCCAGCTTCAAAAAGCTGCTGAAGGCGTGTGTCCCGGGCTGCCCTGCCGCCGAGCCCggccctgcctccttcctgcgCTCGCTGGAGGACTCGGAGTGGTTGATCCAG CTCCACAAGCTGCTCCAGGTGTCGGTGCTGGTGGTGGAGCTGCTGGACTCGGGCTCGTCCGTCCTGGTGAGCCTGGAGGACGGCTGGGACATCACCACCCAG GTGGTGTCCCTGGTGCAGCTGCTGTCTGACCCCTTCTACCGCACGCTGGAGGGTTTCCGCCTACTGGTGGAGAAGGAGTGGCTGTCCTTCGGCCATCGTTTCAGCCACCGCGGCGCCCACACGCTCGCTGGCCAGAGCAGCGGCTTCACGCCCGTCTTCCTGCAGTTCCTGGACTGTGTGCACCAG GTCCACCTGCAGTTCCCCATGGAGTTCGAGTTCAGCCCCTTCTACCTCAAGTTCCTTGGCTACCACCACGCCTCTCGCCGCTTCCGCACCTTTCTGCTCGACTCCGACTATGAGCGCATTGAGCTGG GGCTCCTGTACGAGGAGAAGGGGGAGCGCCGGGGCCAGCAGGCATGCCGGTCCGTGTGGGAGTACGTGGACCGCCTGAGCAAGAGGACGCCCGTGTTCTACAACTACATGTACGCGCCCGAGGACGCGGAG GTCCTGCGGCCCTACAGCAACGTGTCCAACCTGAAGGTGTGGGACTTCTACACTGAGGAGACACTGGCCGAGGGTCCCCCCTATGACTGGGAACTGGCCCAGGGGCCCCCCGAGCCCCCAGAGGAAGAGCGGCCTGATGGGGGCGCGCCCCAGAGCAGGCGCCGGGTGGTGTGGCCGTGCTACGACAGCCGCCCCCGAGCCCAGCCGGACGCCATCTCACGCCTGCTGGAG GAGCTACAGCGGTTGGAGACGGAGCTGGGGCGACCCGCGGAGCGCTGGAAGGACACCTGGGACCGGGCGAAGGCAGCACAGCGCCTGGAGGCCCGGGCGGACGGACGT ggcACCCCCAGCTCCCTGCTGGTGTCCAGCGTGCCCCACCACCGCCGCTCGCTAGGCGTGTACCTGCAGGAGGGGCCTGTGGGCTccactctgagcctcagcctGGACAGCGACCAGAGCAGCGGCTCCACAGCGTCCAGCTCCCGGCAGGCAGCGCGCCGCAGCACCAGCACCTTGTACAGCCAGTTCCAGACGGCCGAGAGTGAGAACAG GTCGTACGAGGGCACCCTGTACAAAAAGGGGGCCTTCATGAAGCCCTGGAAGGCTCGCTGGTTCGTGCTGGACAAGACCAAGCACCAG CTGCGCTACTACGACCACCGTGTGGACACCGAATGCAAGGGTGTCATCGACCTGGCCGAAGTGGAGGCCGTGGCCCCCGGCACCCCCACCATGGGTGCCCCCAAGACCGTGGACGAGAAGGCCTTCTTTGAC GTGAAGACGACGCGTCGCGTTTACAACTTCTGTGCCCAGGACGTGCCGTCAGCCCAGCAGTGGGTGGACCAGATCCAGAGCTGCCTGTCGGACGCCTGA